The following proteins are encoded in a genomic region of Pagrus major chromosome 16, Pma_NU_1.0:
- the slc7a14a gene encoding probable cationic amino acid transporter, with protein MSGLAGKLDPRRVQWGAAWNTFASRVLRTKPVESMLDSAMTGTSSHGTKLARVLSTVDLVSLGVGSCVGTGMYVVSGLVAKEMAGPGVIVSFIIAAVASILSGVCYAEFGVRVPKTTGSAYTYSYVTVGECVAFFIGWNLILEYLIGTAAGASALSSMADSLANHSISNFMITHIGTLNGLGKGEQSYPDLLALLIALLVTVIVALGVKNSVGFNNVLNVINLIVWVFMMIAGLFFVSGENWDEGRFLPFGWSGVMQGAATCFYAFIGFDIIATTGEEAKSPNTSIPYAITASLITCLTAYVSVSVILTLMVPYNEIDADAPLMEMFAVHGCMFAKYIVAVGSIAGLTVSLLGSLFPMPRVIYAMAGDGLLFKFLASVSSYTETPAVACVVSGFLAALLSLLVSLRDLIEMMSIGTLLAYTLVSLCVLLLRYQPEGDIHGFVNFLSEEQNNKRKEGVLAECEKDACSPTSEVDEYGGVPTNTCGAKNLPSLGDNEMLIGKPDKTAYTASHPNYGTVDMTTGIEAEESEGGLSRRLKKLIGPRYYTLRIRLGLPGKMDRPTPATGKTVTVCVLLLFIFIFAFCSFIIFGSSCIGEGRWWALLLLVIFIVILALLVIIILQQPENPKRLPYMAPCVPFVPASAMLVNIYLMLKLSAITWIRFSIWCFVGVLIYFGYGMWNSTLEITARENEVHASTYQRYGQGVDEGFCGFDDDFYPPTTDQWGAPQGGSGLTPPPEAKPESGGTPSKGGGRTIANHGLAEEDPMDF; from the exons ATGAGCGGTCTGGCTGGGAAGCTGGACCCTCGGAGGGTGCAGTGGGGCGCGGCATGGAACACCTTTGCGTCCCGTGTCCTGAGGACCAAACCTGTGGAGTCCATGTTGGATTCAGCCATGACAGGCACCAGCTCGCATGGGACCAAGCTGGCCCGGGTGTTATCTACAGTGGACCTGGTGTCGCTGGGCGTGGGCAGCTGTGTCGGGACTGGGATGTATGTGGTCTCGGGGCTGGTCGCCAAAGAGATGGCCGGACCGGGGGTCATCGTGTCCTTCATTATCGCCGCTGTGGCCTCCATATTGTCAG GAGTGTGTTATGCAGAGTTCGGCGTGCGGGTGCCAAAGACCACAGGTTCGGCCTACACGTACAGCTACGTGACTGTGGGCGAGTGCGTGGCATTCTTCATCGGCTGGAACTTAATTCTGGAGTATCTGATTGGGACGGCGGCGGGGGCGTCTGCTCTCAGCAGCATGGCGGACTCTCTGGCCAATCACAGCATCAGCAACTTTATGATTACGCACATCGGAACGCTCAATGGTTTGG GTAAAGGGGAGCAGTCGTACCCAGACCTGCTGGCGCTGCTGATAGCACTGCTGGTGACAGTGATAGTCGCACTGGGAGTGAAGAACTCTGTGGGCTTCAACAACGTGCTGAACGTCATCAACCTCATAGTGTGGGTGTTCATGATGATCGCCGGACTGTTCTTCGTCAGTGGAGAGAACTGGGACGAGGGGAGGTTCCTGCCCTTTGGCTGGTCGGGg GTGATGCAGGGAGCAGCCACCTGTTTCTACGCCTTCATTGGATTTGACATCATTGCTACAACGGGAGAGGAGGCCAAGAGTCCCAACACCTCCATCCCCTACGCCATCACCGCCTCCCTTATCACCTGCCTCACTGCCTACGTCTCT GTTTCTGTGATCCTGACCCTGATGGTGCCGTACAACGAGATTGACGCAGATGCCCCGCTCATGGAGATGTTTGCCGTGCACGGCTGTATGTTCGCAAAGTATATAGTGGCGGTGGGCTCCATAGCGGGACTCACGGTGTCCCTCCTGGGGTCTCTGTTCCCCATGCCAAGGGTCATCTATGCCATGGCGGGGGATGGCCTGCTGTTCAA GTTCCTGGCCAGCGTGTCTTCCTACACAGAGACCCCGGCTGTTGCCTGTGTGGTGTCGGGCTTCCTGGCCGCCCTGCTGTCCCTCCTGGTCAGCCTCAGAGACCTCATAGAGATGATGTCCATAGGAACCCTGCTGGCCTATACCCTG GTGAGCCTTTGTGTCCTCCTATTGCGTTACCAACCTGAGGGCGACATCCACGGCTTCGTCAACTTCCTCTCTGAGGAGCAGAACAACAAGAGGAAGGAAGGCGTTCTGGCCGAGTGCGAGAAAGACGCCTGTTCACCAACCAGCGAAGTGGACGAGTACGGAGGCGTGCCCACTAACACCTGTGGAGCCAAAAACCTGCCGTCATTGGGCGACAACGAGATGCTGATAGGAAAACCAGACAAAACTGCCTACACTGCCAGCCACCCAAACTACGGCACGGTGGACATGACCACTGGCATTGAGGCAGAGGAGTCAGAAGGCGGGCTGTCCCGGCGGTTGAAGAAGCTCATTGGACCACGCTATTACACCTTGAGGATCCGTTTGGGCCTCCCAGGAAAAATGGACAGGCCGACTCCGGCCACGGGGAAAAccgtcactgtgtgtgtgctgctcctcttcatcttcatcttcgcTTTCTGCTCCTTCATCATTTTTG GATCCAGCTGTATTGGGGAGGGTCGCTGGTGGGCTTTGCTGCTATTAGTCATCTTCATCGTCATCCTTGCCCTGCTCGTTATCATCATCCTCCAGCAGCCAGAGAACCCTAAGCGGCTGCCCTACATGGCGCCCTGTGTGCCCTTCGTACCTGCTTCAGCCATGCTGGTCAACATCTACCTCATGCTTAAACTGTCGGCCATCACCTGGATTCGATTTTCAATCTGGTGCTTTGTGG GTGTGCTCATCTACTTTGGCTACGGCATGTGGAACAGTACGCTGGAGATCACGGCCAGAGAGAACGAGGTGCACGCCTCCACCTACCAGCGCTACGGTCAAGGTGTGGATGAAGGTTTCTGCGGCTTTGACGACGATTTCTACCCGCCTACTACTGACCAATGGGGTGCGCCACAGGGGGGGTCGGGGCTCACCCCGCCCCCTGAGGCAAAACCTGAAAGTGGCGGGACGCCATCGAAAGGCGGAGGCAGGACCATTGCCAATCACGGCCTTGCCGAGGAGGATCCGATGGATTTCTGA